Proteins encoded by one window of Manihot esculenta cultivar AM560-2 chromosome 10, M.esculenta_v8, whole genome shotgun sequence:
- the LOC110623930 gene encoding gamma-glutamyl peptidase 5, which translates to MGGKKFAVLLCAEDSEYVKKKYGGYFGVFVRMLGEEGETWVVYKVASGEFPDDDEIKTFDGFVITGSCNDAHGTDLWIRKLLILLNKLNSMKKKVLGICFGHQILARSLGGKTGRAVSGWDMGITAIHFASSTKLFSSVKVPASLSVIECHRDEVRELPPEAEVIAWSDKTGIEMFRYEDHIMGIQGHPEYNRDILTHLLDRLLQRNLIVESFADEVKANLDGQEPDREAWKKLCTNFLKGRL; encoded by the exons ATGGGCGGAAAGAAATTCGCTGTTCTTCTATGCGCAGAGGATTCAGAGTATGTCAAGAAGAAGTACGGAGGGTATTTTGGGGTTTTTGTGAGAATGCTGGGCGAAGAAGGAGAGACATGGGTTGTTTACAAGGTTGCTAGTGGAGAGTTTCCTGATGATGATGAGATTAAAACCTTTGATGGATTTGTAATAACAGGAAGCTGTAATGATGCTCATGGAACTGATCTTTGGATCCGAAAGCTCTTGATTCTGTTGAACAAATTGAATTCCATGAAGAAGAAAGTTCTGGGAATTTGTTTTGGACACCag ATACTGGCGCGTTCACTGGGAGGAAAAACTGGCCGAGCTGTCTCAGGCTGGGATATGGGGATCACAGCCATTCATTTCGCGTCATCAACGAAACTCTTCTCATCAGTGAAAGTGCCTGCCTCACTATCTGTGATCGAGTGCCATAGAGACGAG GTCCGGGAACTCCCACCAGAAGCAGAGGTGATTGCATGGTCTGATAAGACTGGGATTGAGATGTTTAGGTATGAAGATCACATCATGGGAATTCAAGGTCATCCTGAGTACAATAGAGACATACTCACTCACTTACTTGATCGTCTTCTCCAACGAAATCTTATTGTG GAATCATTTGCTGACGAGGTGAAGGCAAACTTGGATGGACAAGAGCCAGATAGGGAGGCATGGAAGAAGCTGTGCACCAACTTCCTCAAGGGCAGATTATaa
- the LOC110625369 gene encoding zinc finger protein 346, with amino-acid sequence MGFAVECFSSLAWPLIALGYPLCASIQAIETDSTDTQKLITYWVCFSLILLFEHAFLKLLLWLPWWTYIKLAIVGCLVTPHFDGSFYVYKHIVHPCFSMDLHSVMNRLIKLKWFFKQDMLVIEVKRDAKETETEALDNLIDFKPEFEESKVALAEPDPVLAIIRTSDPQDFKEGIPTAKDLPNVLPYNNIQMEWTCSICQVTTTCEANLISHLHGRRHKDARENLKAHVRQKKIDISKDSDEFGRLPDVIEMEKCRDNLAKKPHSKSTHEPWTCVLCQVTTTTKTDLVSHFRGRRHKDSLEKLEAKVQISKINNSPPSAETGLNLHDRPWTCGICQAKIRNVMNLISHLRSRRHEDACENYKAYKQTTKSVWCSICNISCSSEGNMEAHLSGNMHLTRIQLNNVGSRLEI; translated from the exons ATGGGATTTGCAGTGGAATGTTTTTCTAGTCTTGCATG GCCTCTCATCGCTTTGGGCTACCCTTT ATGTGCTTCTATTCAAGCTATCGAGACTGATTCCACAGACACCCAGAAGCTGATCACTTACTGGGTCTGCTTTTCTTTGATTTTGCTCTTTGAACATGCATTTCTCAAGCTACTTCTATG GCTACCATGGTGGACTTACATTAAGCTTGCCATCGTTGGCTGCTTGGTCACACCTCACTTCGATGGTTCTTTCTATGTCTATAAACACATTGTTCATCCGTGCTTTTCTATGGACCTACACAGTGTGATGAACCGATTAATCAAGCTGAAGTGGTTCTTCAAGCAAGACATGCTTGTAATAGAGGTGAAGAGAGATGCAAAGGAAACTGAAACTGAAGCTTTGGACAATCTTATTGATTTCAAG CCAGAGTTTGAAGAGTCTAAAGTTGCTCTAGCAGAACCTGACCCGGTTCTAGCAATAATCAGAACAAGTGATCCTCAGGATTTCAAAGAAGGGATACCTACAGCTAAAGATCTTCCCAATGTGCTACCATATAATAACATCCAAATGGAGTGGACTTGTTCTATATGTCAGGTAACGACCACATGTGAGGCAAACCTTATTTCCCATCTTCATGGAAGGCGTCATAAGGATGCTCGCGAGAATCTCAAAGCACACGTCCGACAAAAGAAAATCGACATTTCCAAGGATTCAGATGAGTTTGGAAGACTTCCAGATGTCATAGAAATGGAAAAATGTAGAGACAATCTTGCTAAGAAACCACATTCTAAGAGCACCCATGAACCATGGACTTGTGTTCTATGTCAAGTAACTACCACAACTAAAACAGACCTTGTGTCGCATTTTCGAGGGAGGCGACATAAGGATTCTTTAGAGAAACTGGAAGCCAAAGTCCAAATATCAAAAATCAATAATTCTCCTCCTTCAGCAGAAACAGGTCTAAATCTTCATGACAGGCCGTGGACTTGTGGCATATGTCAAGCAAAAATCCGCAATGTGATGAACCTTATTTCTCATCTTCGAAGTAGACGACACGAAGATGCTTGCGAGAACTATAAAGCCTACAAGCAGACTACAAAGTCTGTGTGGTGTAGCATCTGTAATATAAGCTGCAGCAGTGAAGGAAACATGGAAGCTCACCTTAGTGGGAACATGCATTTGACTAGGATTCAGCTTAACAACGTTGGTAGCAGGTTGGAGATTTGA